The proteins below come from a single Zea mays cultivar B73 chromosome 8, Zm-B73-REFERENCE-NAM-5.0, whole genome shotgun sequence genomic window:
- the LOC103637369 gene encoding uncharacterized protein has product MHIRRDQCNFFKIPQVLHALAHYNARHPGGEFDAVKPLKQSRVGFRGQAWFHINFWARPRSSSSNNKTIKRFFAEVHYKPTSISSPSSSSSSLAITAVPIVQICIIIEEPLSQYRRSCAFCPSYRDILHPKGCRKVVCGNDKDLFEQRLDPCCCTGMGIGKMPFTARPDMSAFLNISPK; this is encoded by the exons ATGCATATACGCAGGGATCAGTGCAACTTCTTCAAAATTCCCCAGGTTCTCCACGCTCTCGCCCACTACAATGCCAGGCACCCT GGTGGCGAGTTCGATGCTGTGAAGCCCCTGAAGCAGAGCCGCGTGGGATTCCGGGGCCAGGCATGGTTCCATATCAACTTCTGGGCTCgcccccgcagcagcagcagtaataACAAGACAATCAAGCGCTTCTTTGCTGAGGTGCACTACAAGCCAACCTCGATCAGTAGCCCCTCATCGTCTTCGTCATCACTTGCAATAACTGCAGTTCCTATAGTTCAAATATGCATCATTATCG AGGAACCTCTATCCCAATATAGGCGTAGCTGTGCCTTTTGTCCCAGCTACCGGGACATTTTACACCCTAAGGGCTGCCGTAAGGTCGTCTGTGGAAATGACAAGGACCTGTTTGAACAGCGAttggacccttgctgctgcactgGTATGGGGATTGGGAAGATGCCATTCACTGCCCGCCCAGACATGTCTGCTTTTCTCAACATCAGTCCTAagtag
- the LOC100286149 gene encoding calcium-dependent protein kinase yields MGNRASRHHRQAAEQQPATPTLPKPQPQIQPPPPPPPTQTQQYQQAPPQSQQKPKPAADVGAVGRVLGRPMEDVRATYTFGRELGRGQFGVTYLVTHSETGQRFACKSIATRKLVHRDDIEDVRREVQIMHHLTGHRNIVELRGAYEDRHSVNLVMELCEGGELFDRIIAKGHYTERAAASLCREIVAVVHSCHSMGVFHRDLKPENFLFLNNKEDSPLKATDFGLSVFFKHGETFKDLVGSAYYVAPEVLKRKYGAEADIWSAGVILYILLSGVPPFWAENEDGIFDAVLRGHIDFSSDPWPSISNGAKDLVKKMLRQDPKERLTAAEILNHPWIREDGEAPDKPLDITVIGRMKQFRAMNKLKKVALKVVAENLSDEEIMGLKEMFRSLDTDNSGTITLEELRSGLPKLGTKISESEIKQLMEAADVDGNGTIDYAEFISATMHLNRLEKEDHILKAFEYFDKDHSGYITVDELEEALKKYDMGDDKTIKEIIAEVDTDHDGRINYQEFVAMMRNNSPEIVPNRRRMF; encoded by the exons ATGGGCAACCGTGCGTCGCGCCACCACCGCCAAGCCGCCGAGCAGCAACCGGCGACGCCGACCCTGCCGAAGCCCCAGCCCCAGATCCAgccgccgcctccgcctccgccgacGCAGACGCAGCAGTACCAGCAGGCGCCGCCGCAGTcgcagcagaagccgaagccggcGGCGGACGTGGGGGCGGTGGGGCGCGTGCTGGGGCGGCCCATGGAGGACGTGCGCGCGACCTACACTTTCGGCCGCGAGCTCGGGCGGGGCCAGTTCGGGGTCACCTACCTCGTCACGCACTCGGAGACCGGGCAGCGCTTCGCCTGCAAGTCCATCGCCACGCGGAAGCTCGTCCACCGCGACGACATTGAGGACGTGCGCCGGGAGGTGCAGATCATGCACCACCTCACGGGCCACCGCAACATCGTCGAGCTCCGGGGAGCATACGAGGACAGGCACTCGGTCAACCTTGTTATGGAGCTCTGCGAGGGCGGGGAGCTCTTCGACCGCATCATAGCCAAGGGCCACTACACCGAGCGAGCCGCCGCCTCGCTCTGCCGCGAGATCGTCGCCGTCGTCCACAGCTGCCACTCCATGGGGGTCTTCCATCGGGATCTCAAGCCCGAGAACTTCCTGTTCCTCAATAACAAGGAGGACTCCCCGCTCAAGGCCACGGACTTCGGTCTCTCCGTCTTCTTCAAGCACG GGGAGACGTTTAaggatcttgtgggaagtgcataTTATGTTGCTCCTGAGGTACTGAAACGGAAATATGGGGCAGAGGCTGACATATGGAGTGCTGGGGTCATTCTTTACATCCTTCTGTCTGGTGTTCCTCCTTTTTGGGCAG AGAATGAGGATGGCATATTTGATGCTGTCTTGCGCGGTCACATCGATTTCTCTTCTGACCCTTGGCCTTCAATATCCAATGGTGCAAAGGATTTGGTTAAGAAGATGCTGCGACAAGACCCAAAAGAACGCCTGACTGCTGCTGAAATTTTGA ACCACCCATGGattagagaggatggagaggccCCAGATAAGCCACTTGACATTACTGTCATTGGTAGAATGAAACAGTTCAGGGCAATGAACAAGCTCAAGAAAGTTGCATTGAAG GTTGTGGCTGAGAACTTATCAGATGAAGAGATTATGGGCCTAAAAGAAATGTTCAGATCCCTGGATACAGATAACAGTGGGACAATTACTCTTGAAGAGCTAAGATCTGGTTTACCAAAACTTGGTACAAAAATTTCTGAATCAGAAATTAAACAATTGATGGAGGCG GCTGATGTTGATGGAAATGGTACCATTGATTATGCGGAGTTTATATCAGCCACAATGCATTTGAATAGATTGGAGAAGGAAGACCACATACTCAAAGCTTTTGAATATTTCGATAAGGATCACAGCGG ATACATAACCGTAGATGAGTTGGAAGAAGCTTTGAAGAAGTATGATATGGGAGATGACAAAACTATAAAAGAAATCATTGCTGAAGTAGATACAGATCAT GATGGAAGAATTAATTACCAGGAGTTTGTTGCCATGATGAGGAACAACAGCCCTGAGATTGTTCCAAATCGGAGGCGCATGTTCTAA